In Paucidesulfovibrio gracilis DSM 16080, the genomic stretch GTCGAAACAACCGCGACTGCTTACCGTGCGCGAAGTAGCGGATACGCTCCGCGTGCATCGACGCACGGCCTACCGGTTGATCACCCGTGGAGACATCAAAGCCATTAAAATCGGAACGCAATGGCGTGTGTTGGAGGAGGCGCTGCTGGATTTCATTGCTTCGGGCTGGAAGGACGCCGCTCATCGGCCCAAGCCGGAAAAGGGACCGCGCCAGCTGCGGTTGCCTTTGGATGAGGAGTAAAGACCATGACGGACAAACCCCAAGACTCGGTGCGTCGTTTTGTGGACGGCCTGCATCTGCGCAATGACTATGGCAAACCCATACCCGTCAGCGGTGAGATTATTGCCGAAAACATGCACTTCAACGACATTTCCGGCAAGCTGACCGTGGAAAAGGTTTACCGTGTGAACGGGGAAACCATCGCCTACAGCGCGATCTCCGCCAAAGAAGACCAAAAGGACCGTCGCGCCTACCTCATTGAACAGACCGATGACCACTACCGCGTTTCCAATGGGAGCGCCTCGCTGGACCTTGATCCCAACGACCTCATCCACCTGCTCTCCCTGGCATTGGCGGAAGACCAGGCCCACGCCTTCACCGATGCCGACATGGACCACATCCAACGCCGCCTGGCCGCCAACGCCTGATCTTCACATTTTGCCACGGAAAAAGGCCAAAGCAACCTGTTGCGGTTCCTTTGGCCTTTTCCGGTTCAAGGCACGGTTCTAGCCGGCGTCACACTCCGGTCAACACCGCTTGATGGCGTCCATTCGTCATCTTCCCGCACTTTCCCGATCCGTTCAAACGGCACTTCACGGGCCAAGTCCCAACACATCATGCACTGAGCAGTTCGGAAATGACGGAATTCAGTTGGTCTACTTCGACAGGTTTCGCCAGGTACCCATCCATGCCCGCCTTGAGGAAGTGTTCCTTGTCCCCGGACATGGCATACGCCGTAACGGCCACTATGGGTATGGAGGTTTTATCCTGTCCTGCCTTCCCTGACCGAATGGCCCTGGCCGCCTCAACACCATCCATTATGGGCATTTGTATGTCCATCAGGACAAGGTCATAGGCGCATTCGCTCAATTCCCGAATCGTCTCCGCCCCGTTTTCAACGGATTTCACTTTGTACCCGGCTTTTCGGAGAATCGTCTGCAGCGCTTTCCTGTTCACCGTCTCGTCCTCGGCGATGAGGATTGATTGTGGACAAGGCTTGCAATATTCCTTGGGTGCCGACGAGTCGATCTCGTATGAGTCCTCAGCATCGACCTTGAACGTCAGACAGAACGTAAACTCCGTTCCCTTGCCTCGTTCACTTGCAACGGAAACGCTGCCCCCCATCAATTCCACCAATTGGCGCACGATGGAGAGTCCAAGCCCTGCGCCCTGGTAGGCTCGCTTGTATCCTTCATCAGCCTGGGTAAATGGCTCGAAAAGCTGATCAAGCTTTTCTTGCTCAATGCCGATGCCCGTGTCGGATACGGAAAACAGGACGCGTTGGGTCTTTTCCGTTTTCTGGGGCAGCGGGTATGCTTCACACCGGATGGAGCCTGCGTCAGTGAATTTTACCGCATTTCCGATCACATTGTTCAACACCTGCTGAAGCCTGATCTGATCGCCAAGGAACTTTTTGGAAAGCGCGGGGTGAATGGCAAAATGGATCTCCACGCCTTTTTGTCCACACGCAGGACCAAACAACTGCTCTGCCAACGCAAACGTTTCTTGCAAATCGACAGTCGTTTCCACGACATTGAGTTTTCCAGCCTCGATCTTTGTTAAATCCAGGATGTCCCCTAAAAGATTCGTCAGCCGTTTGGCTGAATCCATTGCCAAGGAAACATACCCTTCCTGTTCAGCGTTTAAATGGGTCGCTTTGAGAAGTTGCTGCATTCCCATAATGCCATTCAGCGGGGTTCGCAGTTCATGACTCATGTTGGCAAGGAACATGGACTTGGCATGATTCGCCTGTTCAGCCTTGTGTTTTTCTTCCACCAATCCATGCTCATGCCGCGCCCTTTGGATTGCAAGGCCAAAAAACACGGAAATGTTCTTCATAAACTCTTGATCCGCACTGTCATAGTTGCCGCGTGCGTTGGCAACAGCCACCTGGCCAACCAGTTTGTCATTCAACAGCACCGGGTAGCTTAAAAAATTCTCAATCTCTATGTGTCCCTCTGGGACGCCCGTGGACCGGGCATCCTCCTTCAGATCGTTGACCAGGATTGGTTGCTTGTTTTCCAACACCCAGCCCCATAATCCCCCAAACTTCTCAAACACGATGCTCTTATCTGGAACATTGCAGACGTCCCAAATATCCCTTGTCATTGTATGACACACCAGATTCCCCGTGTTTTCATCAATAACGCCGGCATAGCCGAATTTGCTTCCGGTAATTCTCTTTGAAGCATCGAGAATTGCGATGGAAATTGCTTCGATTGTTGTGGGATTGAGCAGCATTGTCCCCAGGTTGGCAAGCTCGGATTCTATTTCCTGTTTTCTCAACAGCTCTGCAGCCCGGCGCTCTGCTTCCTCCTTGGCTTTGACGAGACCTTCCTGATAGGCCCGCTCTGCTGTGATGTCCCGAAACACACAATGCGTCTGGCGAAACGATCCATCCGGTTCCTTGCCTACTTTTCCCGTGAAGGAGACAAGAACGTACGCACCGTTTTTCTTCTTCATCTGAAATTCTACACCAAGGATTTCACCCACGGCTTTGAATTTCGGAAAGTTTTCCCGAAAATGCCCTGCCCAATCCGGGTGAAGAAACTCTGCGAAATTTCTGCCGATCAACTCTTCCGGGGTATACCCCAGCGTTTGGCAGAACATTTTATTCACCGTGATGAAACGACCTTCGGCGTCCAATGACTGGTAGGGCATCGGCGCATCGTCAAACAACATACGAAACAGTTGTTCGCTTTCTTCGAGCCGTTGTTCGGCTTCTTTTTTTTCAGTGATGTCCGTATGAGCGCCCACGATCTTAACAGGCTTTCCAGCGTCATCCCGTAGAACGATTTTTCCCCTGGTAAAAATCCATTTGTAGGATCCGTCTTTGGTTTTGATCCTCAATTCAACGGCATACGTATCACTGGCTCCGTTGAGGTACGAACGAAATGCGTCGTCGAATATTTTCCGATCTTCCGGATGAATATTCTCATCGCAATAGCAACCGAACGAGGGAACCTCGTCCCTGGTGTACCCCAGCATACCGGCCCACCGCTCGGAACAATGAAATTCGCCAGTAGCGAGATTGTATTCCCATATTCCGTCATTGGTGGCTTCCAGCGCTTGCTGGAGTTTTTCCCTATTTTGAACCGCTTCCTGATGGATTGAATTCGTGGCCTCAACATTGGCAAGCCACAAATCCAGCTCGTTGCCCCCATTGTTCTCTGAAAAAAACACCTCCGGGGGAACAAAATACATATTGTGTTTGAATATCTTTGTTCCATACACCATCATGGGATGGGACTGCACCGCCGCCCTGAGGACTTTTTCCGAATATCTGTTCTTGTCGTACACGCACAAGGACATGAACGGGAAATTGGGGAACAGTTCTTCATTGATTATGTTTTCATAGTAAATGATCTTGTCCTCAAGACCATTTCCTCCAAGACAGAATGTTGCCTCGCCCACGGCCCGTACATTATCGAAGCCTTTTCCAACAGCAGCTTCGGTAAGCCCTTTCCAGCCGTTCATGGTTTCATCGGGATTAAATCCATCTCCATGGGAATAATGCTGGTTCACATCAATAAGCGTCAGACGGCCCTCAGCAATCTTTTCCTGAGGCGATACATCAAGTTTTTCCAAATCCTGGAGTACCAGCTTGTGCGAATACGCATCCGTGGCCATGACACAGCAATCATTGGAGGTAAGTCCATCTGCAATGAATCTTGAAGCAACAAACCTATAGTCTTCAATATCCTCATACATCATGAGAATATGCTTCTGTTCCTTCATATAGATAAGAAATTCTTGTTTAAAGACACTGATGTCGGTCAAGTCTTTCATTGCTTCGCCCCCGCGATTCTGACATTCGGTCTTTTTCAATAGCAGTATAACAGATTTATAGAGAAAAAAATACGTCTATTGCATGACTCATTATATCAAGAGATTGAAACTATTTCGGGCGTCTCTGGGTCAGATTGGATTCGAGGGGATGGTCCAGGGGAGGAAATTCCGTCAAAACATCTTCGGCCGTTGCTCCCCTTTTCAGGCCCGGCTTGTTTTCGTGATCATGTATAGCAGGCTGTTGAAAAGCCCTACGATTGCTGCATCATGTCAAAAAGTATTCCATATATAGAGAGTACGTTTCGAGCCTCGCCCCCCCTCACAGCCTGCACACGCTTATTGTACACAGCCTGCAATATATTTCTTTTCTCCCGCGTGAAGAAAGAAACCACGCCCTCGGGTTGTCTCAGCCTATCCAGCACTCCCTAACATTCCGAAGATCCATGCTCGCCCTCTGTGGGTATGTGAGCGACCGCAAACCCCTTAGGATTCGCCTTCCCCGGCACTGAAATGGGGGATCCCGTTCACGGTTCCGCTAGCGCAGGCATAAAGTTCCTGGCCCGTGCTTTCCAACACCGCATGCCAGAAATCAGACCGCACATTCACGGTCTTGCGCTTGCGCGTGACCAGGTGCAACGGGAGATGTACGTAGCGGGATTGCAGTTGCGAAACCACCATGGCGGTTTTCCCGGCCATGGCCGCGTGGACGGCATGCTGACCCAAAAAGCCGCAATAGACCCGATCATTGGCATTGGCCGGAACCGACCGGATAATGTAGCTTGGGTCGATAAACTTCAACGGCACTTTTTTGCCCCGTTCGCCGAAATAGTCCTTGATGCGCTGCTTCAGCAATGCGCAGATATCGCAGAGCACCGGATTGCCGGAGGCATCGGTCTGATTGGAGGACCGGCAATATTCCTGGCCTGCTCCCTCCGCGCAGACGATCACGGCATGCCGGCGCGATTCCAAACGCCGCTCCAGGTTGGCAAGCAGTCCGTCGGGACCGTCCAGGTCGAACGGGCATTCCGGAATGAGCACGTAATTCACTTCCTTGAGGGCAAGGGCCGCCTGCCCCGCGATGAACCCGGACTCGCGGCCCATGACCTTGACCAGCCCGACACCCAGGTCCACGCCCGTGGCCTCCACATGCGCGCATTGGATGGCCTCGGTCGCCTTTTCCACGGCCGTATCGAACCCGAACGAGCGGGTTACAAAGCTGATATCGTTATCAATGGTTTTGGGTACGCCAATGACTGCGATCTTCAGACGACGATCATTGATCTCGCTGACAATGCTCTGGGCCGCACGCATGGTGCCGTCGCCGCCGATGATGAACAGGCAGTTGATATTCCGGCGCTCAAGGGTATCTACTATTTTGGAGGGATCCTGCGGCCCGCGGGACGATCCAAGGACGGTTCCGCCAAATTGGTGAATATTGGCGACGGATTCGGGCGTCAATTCACGGACTTCGTGTCCATACTCCGGGATAAACCCCTGCAGTCCAAAAGGAATGCCCACCACGGACTGGACGGTATAGTTGTGATGAGCCTCCAGGACAATGGCGCGGATCACGTCATTGATGCCAGGACACAGCCCGCCGCAGGTAACAATGGCACAGCGGGTCTTGGACGGGTCAAAGTACAATTTTTCCCGCGGCCCGGCCTTTTCCATGGTGATGGGTCGGCCCGGTTCCTGTTCGGGCAGCTCATCATCCAAATCCTCATCCGTGAGATTGATCCAATACTCTTCACAGGCTCCCACAAAACGGCAGTACCCCACGCGGTTCGTGACCTTTGCCGTACCAAGGGTTGGGATGGCCGTATCCAGCTGCGGATTGTTGCTCGGCGTAGCACTCATATGAATCAGACTCCTTGTGGCGCTGAATGCATGGTATGCCCGGTCCCTTGCGTTCGGGGTCCGGGATTCACTGTCCATGGTACGCCATGGCTGAACCAAGGGCAAAGAAAACCCCGGGAATTCCCGGGGTGATCACGGTTCACTTTGGCGCGAAGGGATTTTGGGGCGTCCGAAGGTCGCCATACGGGAGCAGACTCACGGGATCATCATGAATCCGCAAATTTCCACAAATGGAACCGCAACCATCATCGACCTTTTTTGAATGTGAAATAATCCCATTATTTCATCCAGGTGGTTACTTCAGGCTCCGGCAACGAACGCATGACGTCCACAATAGAATCCAGTGTCGCCACGGCAGCACCGACCTGCCCCACAACAATGCCGGCGGCATAGTTGGCCAGAATACTGGACGTGAGCAGGTCGTTACCGCTGGAAAGACTCAAAGCCAAGGTTGCGATAACCGTGTCTCCGGCTCCTGTCACGTCGAAGACTTTCTGAGCGAATGTCGGAATGTGATACACTTCGTTACTTGATGTAAACAGCGCCATTCCCTTGCCGCCAAGGGTGATCAAAAGATGTTCGCAGTTCAGACGGCGGAAAAGCGCCTGACCAGCGGCGATGATCTCTTCCTGGCTTCCCACCGGCAAGTATGCACCTTCACTGGCTTCTTTGGCGTTGGGCGTGAGCAGATCAACCCCGTCATACAGATCATAGTTACGGGTCTTGGGATCAACCAAAACCAAGGGGCGCTCATCACAGTCATTGAGCAGCTGATGCAAACTATCCATAAAGGCTCGGGACAACAACCCTTTCCCATAGTCAGAAAGGATGATCACCTTCTTGCCGGGCAATTCCCTGGCGATCATGGATAAAACGGCCTGATTGTCCGACTGGTCCAAGAAATCCGTACACTCGTGATCGACTCGGACGACCTGTTGATTATGTGCAATAATCCTGGTTTTTACCGTGGTCGGACGGTTGTTCATGCGGTGTACGCGCA encodes the following:
- a CDS encoding helix-turn-helix domain-containing protein; the protein is MSDTSKQPRLLTVREVADTLRVHRRTAYRLITRGDIKAIKIGTQWRVLEEALLDFIASGWKDAAHRPKPEKGPRQLRLPLDEE
- a CDS encoding PAS domain S-box protein, whose protein sequence is MKDLTDISVFKQEFLIYMKEQKHILMMYEDIEDYRFVASRFIADGLTSNDCCVMATDAYSHKLVLQDLEKLDVSPQEKIAEGRLTLIDVNQHYSHGDGFNPDETMNGWKGLTEAAVGKGFDNVRAVGEATFCLGGNGLEDKIIYYENIINEELFPNFPFMSLCVYDKNRYSEKVLRAAVQSHPMMVYGTKIFKHNMYFVPPEVFFSENNGGNELDLWLANVEATNSIHQEAVQNREKLQQALEATNDGIWEYNLATGEFHCSERWAGMLGYTRDEVPSFGCYCDENIHPEDRKIFDDAFRSYLNGASDTYAVELRIKTKDGSYKWIFTRGKIVLRDDAGKPVKIVGAHTDITEKKEAEQRLEESEQLFRMLFDDAPMPYQSLDAEGRFITVNKMFCQTLGYTPEELIGRNFAEFLHPDWAGHFRENFPKFKAVGEILGVEFQMKKKNGAYVLVSFTGKVGKEPDGSFRQTHCVFRDITAERAYQEGLVKAKEEAERRAAELLRKQEIESELANLGTMLLNPTTIEAISIAILDASKRITGSKFGYAGVIDENTGNLVCHTMTRDIWDVCNVPDKSIVFEKFGGLWGWVLENKQPILVNDLKEDARSTGVPEGHIEIENFLSYPVLLNDKLVGQVAVANARGNYDSADQEFMKNISVFFGLAIQRARHEHGLVEEKHKAEQANHAKSMFLANMSHELRTPLNGIMGMQQLLKATHLNAEQEGYVSLAMDSAKRLTNLLGDILDLTKIEAGKLNVVETTVDLQETFALAEQLFGPACGQKGVEIHFAIHPALSKKFLGDQIRLQQVLNNVIGNAVKFTDAGSIRCEAYPLPQKTEKTQRVLFSVSDTGIGIEQEKLDQLFEPFTQADEGYKRAYQGAGLGLSIVRQLVELMGGSVSVASERGKGTEFTFCLTFKVDAEDSYEIDSSAPKEYCKPCPQSILIAEDETVNRKALQTILRKAGYKVKSVENGAETIRELSECAYDLVLMDIQMPIMDGVEAARAIRSGKAGQDKTSIPIVAVTAYAMSGDKEHFLKAGMDGYLAKPVEVDQLNSVISELLSA
- a CDS encoding ATP-dependent 6-phosphofructokinase, which produces MSATPSNNPQLDTAIPTLGTAKVTNRVGYCRFVGACEEYWINLTDEDLDDELPEQEPGRPITMEKAGPREKLYFDPSKTRCAIVTCGGLCPGINDVIRAIVLEAHHNYTVQSVVGIPFGLQGFIPEYGHEVRELTPESVANIHQFGGTVLGSSRGPQDPSKIVDTLERRNINCLFIIGGDGTMRAAQSIVSEINDRRLKIAVIGVPKTIDNDISFVTRSFGFDTAVEKATEAIQCAHVEATGVDLGVGLVKVMGRESGFIAGQAALALKEVNYVLIPECPFDLDGPDGLLANLERRLESRRHAVIVCAEGAGQEYCRSSNQTDASGNPVLCDICALLKQRIKDYFGERGKKVPLKFIDPSYIIRSVPANANDRVYCGFLGQHAVHAAMAGKTAMVVSQLQSRYVHLPLHLVTRKRKTVNVRSDFWHAVLESTGQELYACASGTVNGIPHFSAGEGES
- the rfaE1 gene encoding D-glycero-beta-D-manno-heptose-7-phosphate kinase, with product MNSEAVKRLAGHEVLIVGDLMLDHYLVGSVERISPEAPVPVVAVSREEYLLGGAGNVARNIAALGGMPTLVAVTGDDDHASCVCGHCDQAGIKLRVHRMNNRPTTVKTRIIAHNQQVVRVDHECTDFLDQSDNQAVLSMIARELPGKKVIILSDYGKGLLSRAFMDSLHQLLNDCDERPLVLVDPKTRNYDLYDGVDLLTPNAKEASEGAYLPVGSQEEIIAAGQALFRRLNCEHLLITLGGKGMALFTSSNEVYHIPTFAQKVFDVTGAGDTVIATLALSLSSGNDLLTSSILANYAAGIVVGQVGAAVATLDSIVDVMRSLPEPEVTTWMK